The genomic DNA atatagtaaataaaaaaacaaaaacgaatgtaTTGATAAAAAAGATCGGGGGACATTGTATTTACTCCCTGCATATAAAAGCATAGATAagtctggagagaaagagagagagacagagaaatcctCGCTGTTTCGGGTTAGGGAAAGGAACCGACCGGGCTCTTCGGATTTCTAATTTCAACCCGGCGTCCTTCGCAGCGGCGATGCcatgctgtgctgtgctgtgggGTGGGGTGGCTTGACTCATGACTTGGAAGGGTTGACATTCGAGCAGCAACACTAGTACTGATGCAGGTTATCCATGAAGTTGGCGGTGACCGCTTGTCCCAGCTCCCCCAGGCGCTGTCTGAGCCCCAGCCTTGCGGGAAAAGAATACAATGAGCCAGATTGTCCTTATGCAAACTATCCTCAAAAGGTTGCGTTGTTTTGTTGATTAAATGGAACATCAGTTTTCTTTGATAATATACTTAAGGGTTACTCTTAGTAGTTACTGGTCATAAATTCTCATGTATTAGAACTCAGACAGAATCATGTAAAACAGGGGAAAAACATGCAACTATAAGCAAAAACTCTGGGAACTGACCCGGGCTCCGGCGCAGCCTGCTgcagttgctgttgttgctgttgctgcagctgcaattgctgctgctgctgcatctGCAGGGCCTGGGTCTGCTGGGACTCAGCGGCCACCTTCCCGGCACACTGAAGGGACTTGAAGTTGTGGACGGAGTCTTCGTTGTAGCGACCCCAGATGCTGTTCATCATCTTGCTGTTGTAGCGCATCGGCTGATCCAGCTctgcggggagggcggggggagggggggttaggtttGAGCAGAAGTGTCTGCCATCAGCCGGAGGCATTGGGGCGCCTCTTCAGCATAATGGACGtagtgaaatgagaaaaaaatctagTCTATTCTAAGCATATCTAATGACAGCAGGTGGTTAAAAGGAATAAAACGACCAAAGCACCGCAGGAATCCGTGAACAAGCAATGGTGTTGTGAAAACATTACCAAGAGAAAGTTTTACATCGGCCAAGACCCACAGAAATACGCTTCCGCTTTGCTAAGTGCATCTTGCATCTTCTCTTAGAGTTCCTACACGTCTGCCTTTAATATCTATCCTATTGGTCTCTGCCCAAGAAGCCATTCTATCAACTCCTCTCAGACAAACAACATGGTACTGAGGGTCTCAAGGCCAATCGTACAAAACACGCTACCTTGCATTCTAACCCTACCCTGTGACCTACTCCCAGAATTGCTTCTTAtctcccaacccttccttccttatatccttcttcctcctttgtctcttcggtctttttgcttattttcattACCTCATCTCCGTCTGCCCGACTACCTGTTCTCATGCCCTTTGTTCGCGTTCACCTTGGTCATCATTTCTGAACTTTGGCTGCTTCCTCGGCACACCTTCCGGGCTCAGATCTCATCGCGGAAAACATGTCCCTCTTTAAAGATTTAAATcgtctaaatctaaatctaaaagccTCGTCTCTCGCCTTAGCTATtaaaagaagctaaaaaaaaaaaaaagggcatcCGAATTAGCTGTCAATATGCTATGTTTCCGTTTTATTTAACACATACTGAAATTTTAGTGTCTTGGTTCCCCCTTttcttaaaatattattattttttctcatctaATAGTATCTTTAAGTTCATGTTATCTGCGGCTAAATCTCTTTGATGTTCAAATAATCCGCAAATATAAAGACGAATATCCAATTATAGGAAAAAATGTGTCCATCGGTCTCGTTCATCCGGATCCTTTCTCGacgaacacaaaacacacacacacacaaacgcacacacacacacacacgcacacacacacacacacacacaaacacacacacacacaaaacacacacacacacaacacaaacacacacacacaaacacaaatacacacagacacacacatacaaattcacacatttacacacacacatacacacacgcacacaaacacaaatacacacacacacacgcgaccacacacacacacacacacacaaacacaaatacacacacacacacacacacacacacacacacacgcacacacacacacaatcacacacaatcatcacgcctgcaccccccaccccccacacacacacacaaccaacctcATCACCTACCCACTCCACCCACACTGACACACACCTCACCCACACACCAAGCACCCacaccatccaccccccccacccccctcccacccacacccccacacacccacacaaacccacacccccacccacccacccacccacccacacacacacaaccccccacacccactcacacccccacctacccacaccaccccacttatcttctctctcaccacccatactacccccacccccacacccacgtCGAAGCCTCACCTGCACAAGCGTACATTCCGGCGCGAGATTCCGAGTTAGCGCTGCGTTGTCGCTTCCTCTGGGCCTTCACCATCTGCATCGAGTGTGGGAAGGATGCCATGTCtcctgcagggggggggggtaagcattAGAAATTCAAAGTCTTTAAAAGTTTGGAAATGGACACATCAATCTGCATCTGTATCTTGCATTGTTCAAAggtactgaaatatatatatatatatatatatatatatatatatatatatatatatatgtgtgtgtgtgtgtgtgtgtgtgtgtgtgtgtgtgtgtgtgtgtgtgtgtatgtgtgtgtgtgtgtgtgtgtgtgtgtggctatatatatacatatgcatacacacacacacttacaaatacacacacatgcatacatataaacatacatacacatatgcaaacacacacacatatacatacatatatatatatatatatatatatatatatatatatatatatatatatatatatatacatatatatatatttatatatatttatatatatatatatatatatatatatatatatatatatatatatatatatatatatatacatgagagagacacagagagagacagaaagagacagagcgagacaaacagacagacagggagagagagagagagggaggcagatacatacatacatacatatatatatatatatatatatatatatatatatatacatatatacatacatacatacatacatatatatatatatatatatatatatatatatgtgtgtgtgtgtgtgtgtgtgtgtgtgtgtgtgtgtgtgtgtgtgtgtgtgtgtgtgtgtgtgtgtgtgtgtgtgcgtgtgtgtacactcatacacacacaaaaatgtatatatatgtatgtattcatacacatgtatatatatgcacacgcacgcacacacacacacacatatatacgcatatatgagagagagaaagagagagaaagagagagagagatagagagcagagagagaaagagagaggaaagaggagaggaggaggagaggagagggagagaggagaggaaggagaggaggaggagaggagagggagagggagaggaggagaggagagagggagggagggagggaggagggagggaggaaggaaggaaggaaggaaggaaggaaggaagaaagaaggagggagggagggatgagtgagATGCATAGAGTAGAGagaatatgcttatacatattatgcatatattattattattaagagtattatttatataaatttattatttattattattattaggagagagagagagagggggagagggaggagagagagagaggggagagtgagagaaggggagagtgagagagagaggaaggggggtgagagagagagtgggggagagtgagagagagagggggaagagagagagctagagagagagagagagagagagagagagagagagagagagagagagagagagagagagagagagagggagggagagggaaataaagtagagagagggagaaagtatatttattattatatatatatatatagggagatatatatatatatatatgtatatatatatatatatatatatatatatatatattatatatatatatatatatatatatttttattatttattatttttattatatataatatatatttacaaatttatattatatatatatatattatttattatatatatatatatatgtatattattatatattattattattattatttttattatatatattattattagggagaaggagagagagagagagagagggaaagggagagggagagggagatatatatatttatttattatttatatatatatatatatatatattattatatatatatatatatattataatatatatatatatatatatatatatatatttttattatttatttatatttatgtttattatttatttatatatttatatatatatatatatatatatatatatataaaagagaaagtatatataagagaagggagggagagggaggagggaagaagggtaagaaagtagagaaagaaagagaaagagagagatagagagaaagagggagagagagagaaagagagagagagagaggaaagttttACTTAGAGATGTAGAAAAGGAACTATAtatggaggagagaaaataaagagggagggagagagagggagagggagagagagagggagggagggaggaggaggagaaggagaggagaggagagagagagagagagagagagagagagagagagagagagagagagagagagagatgatgatgatgatgatgatcaatatGCATCATTATAAGTTGATAAATTCTGAATATTCTACAGTTGAATGTAGTCCGTTCTGTGTTTATATACGCGAGTgaaaaacaactaaaaataaaatcagaGGGTGCCATGTAAAGCAGACGCTATAGATATAATATTCTATAGACGCTTAGTTGCGGGTAAGAAGTCCAAAGGGCAGGAACCCAAGCATAAATTGAGTGGGGCGCAAAcaagcgaaaggggggggggtgagtgttcaAGGAGAGGGCCTGGAGGTCGACAAAAACTTTCAGAAGCAAACACAGCAGGTTTGGGAGGCGGCCTGCCTGCCTGTGACCCGTTCCATAGCAACACCAAAGGTCGCTACACCAGACGCGTGGAGAAACGTTGCGTTCGAAAGGTTTAATCTCTAAACGTGTATATACACGCGAAATAGTTTTGTGTTAGTGACTAATAACAAATGGAAGGTGAAAAacgatatgtatacgtatatgtatacgatatACTTTAAATAAATaggaacccacacacacacacacacacacactttctctaaaCCTTTTCTCTGCGTGCAGCCATCGCCGGCCATCGCAAGACAGGCAACAAATAGTCAGTGAAGCAAGCAAAACAACCGGCCATTTTTTGCCTGGCAGTGAGCCAGAGTTTgcgtcatccccctcccccctttgcccttacccccatcctcctcctcggcctcaccccccccccttcccggccTCCTGTGGTTCCCTTAGAGACATGACTCCACaagacttttcttttttgttactttcctgttcttcttcacGGGGAGCTACAGAGACGCTGGCAATATTCGGCCGGTTTAAAGATGGAATTTCACACATGATACCCAGCCAAATTTTTGTCAGCAATCTACAGCCACGGTGGCATGAAAATCTGTGCATGAATAATATACCACTTTAACCTTTTAAAGTAGAAACCAATGCTATCTAAAGCAATTAAAGCAATTAGCTCCCCAGCAAGGCAAGAATGGCTAATTGGAAATACAATAGCCACAATGCAAAAATGTTGATGCAATGCGTATGACAAACTGTATGCCGCTGCGCAAGGTCATAGAGTGCCCGGATACTGAGACACCCTtggcccccccaccccacccccagcctcCAAATAGACAACATCCCCCCAAGAAGGTcagcaccttcccccccccccccctggaaagTGCATCTGGCCACCCCCTCGCTAACCAGGTAGTCAGCCTCTGCCCACTTTTCTGCCCATACACCTatccatctcacccccccccgccgccgccctcccCCTACCACAATGCAACATCGCCAGCAACCTTGCACAAAATAATGCTTTATCTGGACATTTGAAGATCGAAAATGCAACCCCGCACTCGGCCGCCTCCTCGCGCCGGGTACGAGCGAGTCCGGAGAATAATGAACGATCAACGTCAGGATCAGTAATTCGTAACCAGACCACATTTGGGCCCGAGTTTTTCGTTGTGCATCCTTAGAGAGGCTCTCGGGTAGTTAAGGTTTTCATCTCTGTTTTGATTCATACATTTAATCATATATGATAATTTGTGCAAAACACACACGTGCCTAAAAGAGAACCACTGAACAGGTTATGTTGTTAAGCAAGTTCTCCTGCCATATATAACACCAAGAACTCTCACGAGTTCTCCTGCCATATATAACACCAAAAACTTCCCACAAGTTCTCCTGCCATATATAACACCAAGAACTTCTCACAAGTTCTCCTGCCATATATAACTACCAAGAGCTTCTCAGTGCTTCGGACTTTCCTGCCCATAAAAGCTCACGTCAATTATGATTCCGAGTTGCATTTGTGTTAATGAACCCATAAACGCATGGATATAACTGCGcaatacaacaaacaaaaccacCATGAAATATGCGATATCTTAGATAAGTTATCCCTCTTGATTAGAAATCGCGAAGAAATTATGAAGAGCGAATGCCAAGTGTAACTTTCTGAAGGAGTACATGGGAACGAGCTTGTGTACGTGACCTATAGCACGTCACCCGGCGCATTTAAATCTCCACCTTATGTTCATGCGTCTTACGGTCCGTTATCATGATTCTCGCTGGGCTGGGTGGGGATACGAACGTAATCGAAAAGCTGAAtaggataaaaacaaaagaaagtacaGACGACAAAGAtgtgaagaaagaataaaatgcaaATGAGGGCAAGACGTCTAAACTTTTGCCAATTCCCGTAAAGGCTTTTAGTAAGGTTTGTTGATTTAAACTATGAACTGTAACGTCAGCATCGATATATTCGTATTAATGTAATACAAATCATAcgaactctaacacacacacacacatacagacacacctaaAATAAGCCATTGAACAGGACGAAcgggtattagtaatgataatgattgactattatcatgataataataataataaggaaaacattaatcatattaataatgataatgatgataatacaagaatgttaataacaataatgataataactagaagcactcagagggcgcatacctccgtcaaagTTATAGGGGTAACTCATGCAATCATTTTAAAAACTTCTGGATCTAAGTGGCACCTAATTTGGGCtaggacacacctctggtaaataattcataaaaaaatctgttgatattttttccctgctaaccaacaaaccaacgctaCAAAACATCAACAATTGTCATTATGACAATAgtcataatgacagtgatggaaccaatgatgatgataatgataataattgtgataacaaaacatcaatgatgatgatgatgatgatgataatgataatgataatgataatgataatgataatgataatgataataataatgataataataatgataataataataaataataatagtaaataataataatgacgataatgataaacataaaaaagataatgatataaaatgataatgaagaagattatgatggtaatgaagacaataatgatgattatggtggtaatgatgataataaggatgattatagcaTCGctatatcactattatccttaccaAGAATATTCTTcttgctatcatgatcattatcattattattaatattatattatgattatcattaacatgaacatcttcataattctattatcattatgattatcataattatctttatcaataatattattgttattattattgtaattttcatctttatccttttcatctgtattattatcattatcattattatcatcattaatatcattatatcccTATTgttatctactactactactactactactactactactactactaataataataataataataatgataatgatactactactactactactactactactactaataccaacaacaataataatgacaataatgctaataacaatgataacaataataataataataataataataataataataataataataataataataataataataataataataccaacattaataatgataatagtaatgatgatgatgatgatgatgatgatgatgatgatgatgatgatgatgatgatgatgatgatgatgacgatgatgatgatgataataataatgacgataataataaatgataattataaataacaaaaaaatcataacaataataataatattcttatcatcattgctattgatattattactatcactatcattattattgttatcattgttatgatcattattatcatgataattactgttatcttcatctattactattactatcgttattattgatattatcattattactttcatcatcattattcttatgatcattattattattgttcttaatatcattattatcgttatcattatcatcatattttactatcattactactgatactataatcataataacaatcacaacaataaagACACTGACAGCGATATGaactaccataatgataatgtaataataaccatgctatttataataattgtatcagtagcaataatcataattatcctcttGATATAAACTATAACATAATCAGACATATTCTTGATATAAACTATAACTCAGATAATCAGACTCATATTCTTGATATAAACTATAACACAGATAATCAGACTCATATTCTTGAAATAAACTATAACAGATAATCAGACTCATATTCTTGATATAAACTATAACACAGCCGAAAGGGACGAATTTCTACAAGGCCTCTGTATCGTAAATAACATGGAATCACCCAAGCGTTTAGCCCGGATTGTGTGGTCCGCCATCATCCCTCTTCATATTCGAGTCACCGAGGCACTTGGGGTCTACCAAGGCGGCTCCATGCTACTCCAAGTCCCCGCTGTTGCCAGGGTGGGCCAGGGGCGAAGG from Penaeus vannamei isolate JL-2024 chromosome 43, ASM4276789v1, whole genome shotgun sequence includes the following:
- the LOC113828614 gene encoding uncharacterized protein, encoding MLVSIYNLCDIVNCAPSHPTKAQESNFKIISPCSVCAGDMASFPHSMQMVKAQRKRQRSANSESRAGMYACAELDQPMRYNSKMMNSIWGRYNEDSVHNFKSLQCAGKVAAESQQTQALQMQQQQQLQLQQQQQQQLQQAAPEPGLGLRQRLGELGQAVTANFMDNLHQY